CACACATTTTTCggcatttatatttacataattatttgtacAGGTACAAAGACTTTCAGAACTTTTGAGGACCTGCGGATCTTTACTTAAGAGGAAAGAACCAGCATCGTCGTCAATTGCTTTCGTCGCAAAGACTTTTTGCGCCACTGTCTTGAATGCATCTTTTAAGCTGCTTCCATCCTTCGCCGAGGTCTCAAAGTAGGGAATTTTATGTTTCTTGCACCACAGTTGGGCCTCTTCTGTTGATACCTGAATTCGAATgaaacaatattataatttgtggtttcttagataaatatttacttacgTTACGATTATTCAAGTCCACTTTATTGCCCAGTACAACAAAGGGAAAATGCTCTGAATTCTGCGGATTGACTTGAATTAAGAATTCATCACGCCAAGAATCAAGATCCTTAAACGATGTTCGATCAGTTACATCAAAAACGAGGATACAAGAATCCGCTCCTCGGTAGTATGCCTTGGAAATGGCTCGGTGTCGTTCCTGGCCGGCAGTATCCCAAAtctattaaaatcataaacaatTAAAGCGATCAGTAAATAGCGAGTTGAAGTCAATTAATCACCTGCAATGTTATCACGTTAttgtttataacaatttttttaacgcTAATGTCTACAGCAACCGTTGCTACAGTATCCGTAAATATTTCGTCTACATATTGTTGAATCAGTGCCGATTTTCCAACGCCCGAGTTTCCCACAATGAGGactttttgctttaattttaggGGACTCGTcatgttattttgttgtttctgtaaatatttacataaattaaacaaatcaaacaatCTGATAAGGAACCTTACACAGTCAACCCTAAATTTATTCGTACACTAGATTTTTATACTTCAACGAATATTTCACTTGTGTTCACTCTAAAGtaatattgttttcaaaatattattttaacaaccactttaactaattttatttatctgtaatcgatatacgtgtatgtatatttaaagtgtACGAACATTTCTTGTGTTGACTGTATATATTAACAAACATAAAGATTTTCAGCCTTTCGTTGGGagatatttacatatatagtatgtatctCTGTTTCTACTCACAAGTATTTCAGGATGGGGTATTTCCCACAATTCTTTTTAGCAATTCTTCTGGCAGTAAGGGCTCAAAATACGACGTATAAAGAGCTGCTATAACGCACGTTCTTTCGTTCTACGAGATAAGATTTACAGCTGTAAGTGTAAAGtatgttgcttttttttaatagaatagTACTGATATCGATCCTCTGCAGTAGTCGGTTTCTTTTAAGCTTATTTATGGGTAGCACTTTCCTGTCGCAGACATGCCAACTCAGTCAAAAACTATCGTATCATTAatcgataaatataaaataatatatattttacctTAATTTACtcgtataaaacaacatttaaataatcgGGTCTTTTAAAAAAggacaacaaaatttaataagattGTGAAGACAACTAAAGACAGACATAGGAAAGTTGTTTATTTTCGCATAGGGATAGAGATAGGAAAATATTTATCCAATAATCACGAAAAAGCTTAGCTTCCAATTATTTGGGACCAATTGTGGATGTTGTGGTTGTAGGTATTACATCTGGTAATTTCATGATTTTGCAGTTTGGcttaaatacacatatttt
The genomic region above belongs to Drosophila innubila isolate TH190305 chromosome 3R unlocalized genomic scaffold, UK_Dinn_1.0 2_E_3R, whole genome shotgun sequence and contains:
- the LOC117792863 gene encoding ras-related protein Rab-7a-like, encoding MTSPLKLKQKVLIVGNSGVGKSALIQQYVDEIFTDTVATVAVDISVKKIVINNNVITLQIWDTAGQERHRAISKAYYRGADSCILVFDVTDRTSFKDLDSWRDEFLIQVNPQNSEHFPFVVLGNKVDLNNRNVSTEEAQLWCKKHKIPYFETSAKDGSSLKDAFKTVAQKVFATKAIDDDAGSFLLSKDPQVLKSSESLCTCTNNYVNINAEKCV